Proteins encoded in a region of the Misgurnus anguillicaudatus chromosome 9, ASM2758022v2, whole genome shotgun sequence genome:
- the LOC129424436 gene encoding uncharacterized protein isoform X2, whose product MVSCTLYEFPARRRLLSRTARVSRYYLWEYFFGTLKPCREKESPPGLDSIHRCSPEQTFSDGGLHWTAETRMSMSISPVTVAMPTELATQSTALQIPAQTVGGCRNQIVLGISNVSLKKPPSLNQSAMDCKTLTLPQVCWDFELTLAVLLMVLAGLLILLLLYWVLLLRHRLRVAQAGNALEYFGFYHMAQYDLKEPVPPLPPQGSSSSVAIPSLPSLPQPPSNHPPVHLTPPPLLYLPQPMIHTTPPSPHPSCGAGSDAEVYSRIGHLRPSRPSSANQAQVILFEHSAL is encoded by the exons ATGGTTTCCTGTACTCTCTATGAATTTCCTGCCAGGAGAAGACTTCTTTCCCGCACTGCTAGAGTTAGTCGCTATTATCTTTGGGAATACTTCTTTGGAACATTAAAGCCATGCAGGGAAAAA GAGTCGCCACCAGGCCTTGATTCAATTCATCGGTGTTCTCCAGAACAGACGTTCAGCGATGGGGGACTGCATTGGACAGCTGAAACACGTATGTCGATGAGCATCTCCCCAGTGACGGTCGCTATGCCAACTGAACTAGCCACTCAAAGTACTGCTCTGCAAATTCCCGCTCAAACTGTGGGCGGTTGCCGAAACCAGATTGTTTTAGGAATAAGCAACGTGTCGCTTAAGAAGCCGCCTTCTTTGAATCAGTCAGCAATGGATTGTAAGACCTTAACTCTGCCCCAGGTCTGCTGGGATTTTGAGCTTACCTTGGCTGTTTTGTTGATGGTCTTGGCTGGGCTTTTGATTTTGCTCTTACTGTATTGGGTTCTTCTGCTGCGCCACAGACTCCGTGTTGCTCAGGCCGGGAATGCTCTGGAATACTTCGGATTTTATCACATGGCACAGTATGATCTGAAGGAGCCAGTACCTCCTTTGCCACCACAGGGTTCCTCTTCTTCTGTTGCCATCCCTTCTCTTCCATCCCTACCTCAGCCTCCTTCCAATCATCCTCCTGTCCATCTCACTCCTCCACCACTGCTGTATTTGCCCCAACCTATGATTCACACCACCCCGCCCAGCCCCCACCCATCTTGTGGGGCAGGCTCGGATGCAGAGGTATACTCACGAATTGGACATCTGAGGCCTTCAAGACCATCCAGTGCGAATCAGGCTCAGGTGATCCTGTTTGAACACTCTGCACTTTGA
- the rnf180b gene encoding E3 ubiquitin-protein ligase RNF180 isoform X1 produces MAASFETKEEDLSETLEESTNLRCKKCRRCLIDSSSLLKIVTSGENAATCNVWHLNVESLPDWILASVNQVHWTVGKLNCQYCGARLGGFNFTNYSKCTCGLDTTVHLNKSRVDQDLKPQLLLTRPGRFGRQTERMEHRVASLPQTNNLMTELQNREIQYLPSSSSTFSYSCTVFPAVTADDVDRNELEFASTEEPHILGSFEVGTDVTLPSELLHPPQLSDYQENLEERHVDSASQMRASLDLAVDTEGVRPRVIEVPLRHIFPNLQPKLSKKERNRLKSLRRKQRKKERWIQSQQEAKELAMKWDLTSSDEEEREGYTCAVCLDVYYSPYKCHPCSHVFCEPCLRTLAKNRPSNTPCPLCRTLISHVLFQEELSQTTKTCFPKVYWSRHEIFQKTNYSKWPLPNCPKRFRIFWGFQRHGGPASRWQFPHRAFGLDVLDLGDMWGWPFDIDFVIISIYSLHWVLALMIFCGLCYFFLL; encoded by the exons ATGGCTGCGTCTTTTGAG ACTAAAGAAGAGGATCTGTCAGAAACACTAGAAGAATCTACGAACCTTCGCTGCAAAAAATGTCGCAGATGTCTCATAGATTCAAGCAGCCTCCTTAAG atAGTAACATCTGGGGAGAATGCGGCCACATGCAATGTGTGGCATTTGAATGTTGAATCTTTGCCAGACTGGATTTTGGCAAGTGTTAATCAG GTCCATTGGACAGTGGGGAAATTAAACTGCCAGTACTGTGGAGCTCGATTAGGGGGCTTCAATTTTACAAATTACTCCAAATGCACCTGCGGACTTGATACAACTGTGCATCTCAATAAAAGTCGTGTTGATCAGGACTTAAAACCTCAACTTCTCTTGACTAGACCAGGCAGGTTTGGGAGGCAAACTGAGAGAATGGAGCATAGGGTAGCGTCCCTCCCACAAACAAACAACTTGATGACAGAACTACAAAATAGAGAAATACAATATTTGCCTTCTTCTTCCTCAACCTTCAGCTATTCCTGTACTGTGTTTCCTGCAGTCACAGCCGATGATGTAGATCGAAATGAACTTGAGTTTGCATCCACCGAAGAACCACACATTCTTGGGAGTTTTGAAGTGGGCACAGATGTCACTTTACCTTCTGAATTGCTACACCCACCACAGCTATCTGATTATCAGGAAAACTTAGAGGAACGTCATGTGGATTCTGCTTCCCAGATGAGAGCCTCTCTGGACCTAGCAGTGGATACCGAGGGTGTCAGACCCAGAGTAATAGAGGTGCCATTAAGACACATCTTCCCCAACCTGCAACCAAAGCTCTCCAAGAAAGAGAGAAATCGCCTGAAAAGCTTGAGAAGGAAGCAGAGAAAGAAGGAACGTTGGATTCAAAGCCAACAGGAGGCAAAAGAACTG GCTATGAAGTGGGACCTCACGAGCAGTGATGAGGAGGAGAGGGAGGGATACACTTGTGCTGTGTGTTTGGATGTGTATTACAGCCCCTACAAGTGCCATCCTTGCAGTCATGTGTTCTGTGAGCCGTGTTTGAGAACGTTGGCTAAAAACCGGCCAAGCAACACGCCCTGCCCCCTTTGTAGAACCCTTATATCCCATGTGCTGTTTCAGGAAG AGCTCAGTCAAACTACAAAGACTTGCTTCCCAAAGGTGTATTGGTCAAGACATGAGATCTTTCAAAAGACCAACTATTCAAAATGGCCCCTGCCCAACTGCCCAAAGCGTTTCCGCATTTTTTGGG GCTTTCAGAGACATGGGGGTCCTGCTAGCCGCTGGCAGTTCCCACACAGAGCGTTTGGACTGGATGTTTTGGACTTGGGGGATATGTGGGGCTGGCCATTTGACATTGACTTTGTGATCATCTCCATTTACTCTCTGCACTGGGTGCTTGCATTGATGATCTTCTGTGGACTCTGTTACTTCTTTCTTCTCTGA
- the rnf180b gene encoding E3 ubiquitin-protein ligase RNF180 isoform X2, producing MAASFETKEEDLSETLEESTNLRCKKCRRCLIDSSSLLKIVTSGENAATCNVWHLNVESLPDWILASVNQVHWTVGKLNCQYCGARLGGFNFTNYSKCTCGLDTTVHLNKSRVDQDLKPQLLLTRPVTADDVDRNELEFASTEEPHILGSFEVGTDVTLPSELLHPPQLSDYQENLEERHVDSASQMRASLDLAVDTEGVRPRVIEVPLRHIFPNLQPKLSKKERNRLKSLRRKQRKKERWIQSQQEAKELAMKWDLTSSDEEEREGYTCAVCLDVYYSPYKCHPCSHVFCEPCLRTLAKNRPSNTPCPLCRTLISHVLFQEELSQTTKTCFPKVYWSRHEIFQKTNYSKWPLPNCPKRFRIFWGFQRHGGPASRWQFPHRAFGLDVLDLGDMWGWPFDIDFVIISIYSLHWVLALMIFCGLCYFFLL from the exons ATGGCTGCGTCTTTTGAG ACTAAAGAAGAGGATCTGTCAGAAACACTAGAAGAATCTACGAACCTTCGCTGCAAAAAATGTCGCAGATGTCTCATAGATTCAAGCAGCCTCCTTAAG atAGTAACATCTGGGGAGAATGCGGCCACATGCAATGTGTGGCATTTGAATGTTGAATCTTTGCCAGACTGGATTTTGGCAAGTGTTAATCAG GTCCATTGGACAGTGGGGAAATTAAACTGCCAGTACTGTGGAGCTCGATTAGGGGGCTTCAATTTTACAAATTACTCCAAATGCACCTGCGGACTTGATACAACTGTGCATCTCAATAAAAGTCGTGTTGATCAGGACTTAAAACCTCAACTTCTCTTGACTAGACCAG TCACAGCCGATGATGTAGATCGAAATGAACTTGAGTTTGCATCCACCGAAGAACCACACATTCTTGGGAGTTTTGAAGTGGGCACAGATGTCACTTTACCTTCTGAATTGCTACACCCACCACAGCTATCTGATTATCAGGAAAACTTAGAGGAACGTCATGTGGATTCTGCTTCCCAGATGAGAGCCTCTCTGGACCTAGCAGTGGATACCGAGGGTGTCAGACCCAGAGTAATAGAGGTGCCATTAAGACACATCTTCCCCAACCTGCAACCAAAGCTCTCCAAGAAAGAGAGAAATCGCCTGAAAAGCTTGAGAAGGAAGCAGAGAAAGAAGGAACGTTGGATTCAAAGCCAACAGGAGGCAAAAGAACTG GCTATGAAGTGGGACCTCACGAGCAGTGATGAGGAGGAGAGGGAGGGATACACTTGTGCTGTGTGTTTGGATGTGTATTACAGCCCCTACAAGTGCCATCCTTGCAGTCATGTGTTCTGTGAGCCGTGTTTGAGAACGTTGGCTAAAAACCGGCCAAGCAACACGCCCTGCCCCCTTTGTAGAACCCTTATATCCCATGTGCTGTTTCAGGAAG AGCTCAGTCAAACTACAAAGACTTGCTTCCCAAAGGTGTATTGGTCAAGACATGAGATCTTTCAAAAGACCAACTATTCAAAATGGCCCCTGCCCAACTGCCCAAAGCGTTTCCGCATTTTTTGGG GCTTTCAGAGACATGGGGGTCCTGCTAGCCGCTGGCAGTTCCCACACAGAGCGTTTGGACTGGATGTTTTGGACTTGGGGGATATGTGGGGCTGGCCATTTGACATTGACTTTGTGATCATCTCCATTTACTCTCTGCACTGGGTGCTTGCATTGATGATCTTCTGTGGACTCTGTTACTTCTTTCTTCTCTGA
- the rgs7bpb gene encoding regulator of G-protein signaling 7-binding protein B isoform X1 has product MCSAPNGRKHRPRSAANIFHIGKPSLRDPERRESTESARRAHRAMDDCRLTVQEFNTLVALHREQVISIGENTVDCPPLRAQMHKTRIKGCAVAQSAYHNLIAISGPEDGEIHPEICRLFIQLQCCLEMYVTEMLKSMCLLGVLQLHRKGNETCPEPNTDFRVDESSDVPMLEDRSSSPVDFPQESWLVCTDIENIERCEISFSDMREMRNLLSKLRETMPLPLKNQDDSSLLNLTPYPLVRQRKRRFSGLCCLVSG; this is encoded by the exons ATGTGTTCTGCACCGAACGGGCGAAAGCACCGCCCCAGATCCGCAGCCAACATCTTTCACATCGGCAAGCCTTCACTGCGGGACCCGGAGCGTCGGGAGAGCACCGAGAGCGCGCGGAGAGCTCATCGAGCGATGGATGACTGTAGATTG ACTGTCCAGGAGTTCAACACTCTCGTGGCCCTCCATCGCGAGCAGGTCATCTCTATTGGTGAAAATACAGTTGACTGTCCTCCTTTAAGGGCGCAGATGCACAAGACTCGCATCAAAGGATGCGCAGTAGCCCAGTCCGCCTATCACAACCTCATCGCAATATCTGG GCCAGAGGATGGAGAAATCCACCCAGAAATATGCAGGTTATTCATCCAGCTTCAGTGCTGCCTGGAGATGTACGTTACAGAGATGCTCAAGTCGATGTGTCTGCTGGGTGTGCTGCAGCTTCACAGGAAAG GAAATGAGACGTGTCCTGAGCCAAACACGGACTTCAGGGTGGATGAAAGCTCTGATGTACCGATGCTTGAAGACAGGTCGTCATCACCTGTAGATTTTCCACAGGAATCTTGGCTTGTGTGTACAGACATTGAAAACATAGAAAG ATGTGAAATTTCTTTCAGTGATATGCGAGAAATGAGGAACCTATTAAGCAAACTCAGGGAGACGATGCCTTTACCATTGAAAAACCAAG ATGACAGCAGCCTGCTAAATTTAACTCCTTACCCCCTGGTGAGGCAGAGGAAGAGGCGATTCTCTGGGCTTTGTTGCCTTGTGTCTGGCTGA
- the LOC129424436 gene encoding uncharacterized protein isoform X1, translating into MVSCTLYEFPARRRLLSRTARVSRYYLWEYFFGTLKPCREKLQESPPGLDSIHRCSPEQTFSDGGLHWTAETRMSMSISPVTVAMPTELATQSTALQIPAQTVGGCRNQIVLGISNVSLKKPPSLNQSAMDCKTLTLPQVCWDFELTLAVLLMVLAGLLILLLLYWVLLLRHRLRVAQAGNALEYFGFYHMAQYDLKEPVPPLPPQGSSSSVAIPSLPSLPQPPSNHPPVHLTPPPLLYLPQPMIHTTPPSPHPSCGAGSDAEVYSRIGHLRPSRPSSANQAQVILFEHSAL; encoded by the exons ATGGTTTCCTGTACTCTCTATGAATTTCCTGCCAGGAGAAGACTTCTTTCCCGCACTGCTAGAGTTAGTCGCTATTATCTTTGGGAATACTTCTTTGGAACATTAAAGCCATGCAGGGAAAAA CTCCAGGAGTCGCCACCAGGCCTTGATTCAATTCATCGGTGTTCTCCAGAACAGACGTTCAGCGATGGGGGACTGCATTGGACAGCTGAAACACGTATGTCGATGAGCATCTCCCCAGTGACGGTCGCTATGCCAACTGAACTAGCCACTCAAAGTACTGCTCTGCAAATTCCCGCTCAAACTGTGGGCGGTTGCCGAAACCAGATTGTTTTAGGAATAAGCAACGTGTCGCTTAAGAAGCCGCCTTCTTTGAATCAGTCAGCAATGGATTGTAAGACCTTAACTCTGCCCCAGGTCTGCTGGGATTTTGAGCTTACCTTGGCTGTTTTGTTGATGGTCTTGGCTGGGCTTTTGATTTTGCTCTTACTGTATTGGGTTCTTCTGCTGCGCCACAGACTCCGTGTTGCTCAGGCCGGGAATGCTCTGGAATACTTCGGATTTTATCACATGGCACAGTATGATCTGAAGGAGCCAGTACCTCCTTTGCCACCACAGGGTTCCTCTTCTTCTGTTGCCATCCCTTCTCTTCCATCCCTACCTCAGCCTCCTTCCAATCATCCTCCTGTCCATCTCACTCCTCCACCACTGCTGTATTTGCCCCAACCTATGATTCACACCACCCCGCCCAGCCCCCACCCATCTTGTGGGGCAGGCTCGGATGCAGAGGTATACTCACGAATTGGACATCTGAGGCCTTCAAGACCATCCAGTGCGAATCAGGCTCAGGTGATCCTGTTTGAACACTCTGCACTTTGA
- the htr1ab gene encoding 5-hydroxytryptamine (serotonin) receptor 1A b: protein MMRTEAPFVNFTLYRDMEETNDTFSLFENDTGVDHQIDNVTVPVKVRLSYQISTSLLIGALILCSIFGNACVVAAIALERSLQNVANYLIGSLAVTDLMVSVLVLPMAALYQVLDKWTLGQVTCDIFISLDILCCTSSILHLCAIALDRYWAITNPIDYMKKRTLKRAAFLITVTWLVGFSISIPPMLILKSQPKSKAEDMANPEACMISHDPWYTIYSTFCAFYIPLILMLVLYGRIFKAARFRIRKTVRKTEKKRVKCLTVSPALFKRTNGELGKNWKSAVEPKPVACVNGAVKHAEDGESLEIIEVHSNSKNNLPLPNTPNSVPLFENKHEKNTEAKRKLALARERKTVKTLGIIMGTFILCWLPFFIKALVMPFCPSCDMPLWLTDVINWLGYSNSLLNPIIYAYFNKDFQSAFKKIIKCHFCRP from the coding sequence ATGATGCGCACTGAAGCTCCTTTTGTGAATTTTACGCTGTATCGCGACATGGAAGAAACCAACGACACATTCTCCTTATTTGAGAATGACACTGGTGTAGATCACCAAATCGACAATGTTACTGTACCCGTCAAGGTTCGGCTAAGTTATCAGATCTCCACGTCTTTGCTGATCGGTGCGCTCATCCTATGCTCAATTTTTGGAAACGCGTGTGTTGTGGCGGCTATTGCTTTGGAGAGATCGCTTCAAAATGTTGCAAACTACCTGATCGGATCACTTGCGGTCACGGACCTCATGGTGTCGGTGCTTGTATTGCCAATGGCTGCTCTTTATCAAGTTTTAGATAAGTGGACACTTGGACAGGTAACTTGtgatatttttatttctttggaCATTTTATGCTGCACATCCTCTATTCTGCACCTGTGCGCTATAGCTTTGGATAGATACTGGGCTATCACCAACCCCATAGACTACATGAAGAAAAGGACATTAAAACGCGCAGCTTTTCTGATCACCGTTACCTGGCTGGTCGGCTTTTCGATATCCATCCCACCCATGTTGATCTTGAAATCCCAACCCAAGAGCAAAGCCGAAGACATGGCAAATCCCGAAGCTTGTATGATCAGCCACGACCCGTGGTACACTATTTATTCTACCTTTTGCGCGTTTTACATACCTCTTATTCTCATGTTGGTCTTATATGGACGTATATTTAAAGCAGCGAGGTTTCGCATTCGCAAAACAGTTCGGAAAACAGAAAAGAAGAGGGTTAAATGTTTGACTGTGTCACCTGCTCTTTTTAAAAGAACAAACGGCGAGCTGGGAAAGAACTGGAAAAGCGCAGTCGAACCCAAGCCCGTTGCGTGCGTAAACGGCGCGGTGAAGCACGCGGAGGACGGCGAGTCTCTGGAGATCATTGAGGTTCACAGCAACTCCAAAAACAACCTTCCTCTACCCAACACACCAAACTCTGTCCCTCTGTTTGAGAACAAACATGAGAAAAACACCGAGGCGAAGAGGAAGCTCGCCCTGGCACGGGAGCGCAAGACTGTAAAGACTCTGGGCATTATAATGGGCACTTTTATTCTGTGCTGGCTGCCATTCTTTATTAAAGCGCTTGTGATGCCTTTCTGTCCATCTTGCGATATGCCGTTATGGCTTACAGATGTCATTAATTGGCTGGGCTATTCAAACTCTTTATTGAACCCCATCATTTACGCATACTTCAACAAAGACTTTCAGAGCGCGTTCAAGAAAATCATTAAATGCCATTTTTGCAGACCATAG
- the rgs7bpb gene encoding regulator of G-protein signaling 7-binding protein B isoform X2, with product MCSAPNGRKHRPRSAANIFHIGKPSLRDPERRESTESARRAHRAMDDCRLTVQEFNTLVALHREQVISIGENTVDCPPLRAQMHKTRIKGCAVAQSAYHNLIAISGPEDGEIHPEICRLFIQLQCCLEMYVTEMLKSMCLLGVLQLHRKGNETCPEPNTDFRVDESSDVPMLEDRSSSPVDFPQESWLVCTDIENIESDMREMRNLLSKLRETMPLPLKNQDDSSLLNLTPYPLVRQRKRRFSGLCCLVSG from the exons ATGTGTTCTGCACCGAACGGGCGAAAGCACCGCCCCAGATCCGCAGCCAACATCTTTCACATCGGCAAGCCTTCACTGCGGGACCCGGAGCGTCGGGAGAGCACCGAGAGCGCGCGGAGAGCTCATCGAGCGATGGATGACTGTAGATTG ACTGTCCAGGAGTTCAACACTCTCGTGGCCCTCCATCGCGAGCAGGTCATCTCTATTGGTGAAAATACAGTTGACTGTCCTCCTTTAAGGGCGCAGATGCACAAGACTCGCATCAAAGGATGCGCAGTAGCCCAGTCCGCCTATCACAACCTCATCGCAATATCTGG GCCAGAGGATGGAGAAATCCACCCAGAAATATGCAGGTTATTCATCCAGCTTCAGTGCTGCCTGGAGATGTACGTTACAGAGATGCTCAAGTCGATGTGTCTGCTGGGTGTGCTGCAGCTTCACAGGAAAG GAAATGAGACGTGTCCTGAGCCAAACACGGACTTCAGGGTGGATGAAAGCTCTGATGTACCGATGCTTGAAGACAGGTCGTCATCACCTGTAGATTTTCCACAGGAATCTTGGCTTGTGTGTACAGACATTGAAAACATAGAAAG TGATATGCGAGAAATGAGGAACCTATTAAGCAAACTCAGGGAGACGATGCCTTTACCATTGAAAAACCAAG ATGACAGCAGCCTGCTAAATTTAACTCCTTACCCCCTGGTGAGGCAGAGGAAGAGGCGATTCTCTGGGCTTTGTTGCCTTGTGTCTGGCTGA